The sequence below is a genomic window from Nitrospirota bacterium.
GCAGGGTCTCGGCGATGCGCCGCGCCATGGGTTTTATCCAGGTGCGCGGAATGCGCACTACTTCTCCAGGAAGGACAGCAAGGCGATGTTCCTGCCGCGCTTGATGGCCGTGGTCAGCTCCCTCTGGTGGCCGGCGCAGTTGCCCGTGACCCTCCGGGGAAGTATCTTGCCCCTGTCGGTGAGGTAGTGCCTCAGGGTGCGGACGTCCTTGTAGTCTATGAACTCCACCTTGTCGGCGCAAAACCGGCAGAACTTCCGCCTTCTGTGATATCTCCTGGGCTGCACAGTGCTTCCTCCTCTTTATTCAGAAAGGTTCGATGTCCGTCGTCTCGTCGGGCGCCCGGCCTCCGCCGCCCCTCTGGCTGCCGCCGCCTTCTTCCCTGCGTCCCCCGCCCAGGAACCGCACGGTCTGGGCCACTATCTCCATCTTGCTCCGCTGCTGCCCGTCGGACTCCCAGCGGCGCTCCTGGAGGCGTCCTTCCACCAGCACGGAGCGCCCCTTGCTCAGGTACTGGCTGGTGGTCTCGGCCTGCTTGCCCCAGACCACCACGTCGATGAAGAGGGTGTCCTCCTTCATCTCCTCGCCGGAGCGGTAGCGGTTGTTCACGGCGAGCCGGAGGGTGGAGATGGGCGTTCCCTGGGGGGTGTACCTCAGCTCCGGGTCCTTGGTGAGGTTGCCC
It includes:
- the rpsR gene encoding 30S ribosomal protein S18 — encoded protein: MQPRRYHRRRKFCRFCADKVEFIDYKDVRTLRHYLTDRGKILPRRVTGNCAGHQRELTTAIKRGRNIALLSFLEK
- the ssb gene encoding single-stranded DNA-binding protein — its product is MYNRVIMVGNLTKDPELRYTPQGTPISTLRLAVNNRYRSGEEMKEDTLFIDVVVWGKQAETTSQYLSKGRSVLVEGRLQERRWESDGQQRSKMEIVAQTVRFLGGGRREEGGGSQRGGGGRAPDETTDIEPF